From Deinococcus aquaticus, one genomic window encodes:
- a CDS encoding GNAT family N-acetyltransferase: MTDLDLGGGYSARPISLDDYRETCARLEDRIFGGNSLYAFDPPVRPAPPPGDSWNWGVYHGAALVGWHHAHALDGRTVYMADTGLLPEHQGRGVYLRLLTHLLAVFRAAGFTLVQTSTA, encoded by the coding sequence GTGACTGACCTTGACCTGGGCGGCGGGTACTCGGCCCGCCCGATCTCGCTGGATGACTACCGGGAGACGTGTGCGCGGCTGGAGGACCGGATCTTCGGCGGGAATTCGCTGTACGCCTTCGACCCGCCGGTGCGTCCGGCCCCGCCGCCCGGCGACTCGTGGAACTGGGGCGTGTACCATGGCGCGGCGCTGGTCGGCTGGCACCACGCGCACGCGCTGGACGGGCGGACGGTGTACATGGCCGACACGGGCCTGCTGCCGGAGCATCAGGGACGCGGGGTGTACTTGCGGCTGCTGACGCACCTGCTCGCGGTGTTCCGGGCGGCAGGGTTCACGCTGGTGCAGACGAGCACGGCGTAA
- a CDS encoding 6-pyruvoyl trahydropterin synthase family protein, protein MPWKLSSEFTFDSAHVITEYDGPCGRLHGHTYRVRMELSSDKLRPSAHVKRAIMVADFKTLKWAKKDIDAGGLDHTYLNDIPELGDDTTAEVVAAYIHRHTMKRVRADLPEGDDGADLRLHVTLWETPDSSCEYWE, encoded by the coding sequence ATGCCGTGGAAACTGAGTTCGGAGTTCACGTTCGATTCGGCGCACGTGATCACCGAATACGACGGACCGTGCGGGAGGTTGCACGGGCACACCTACCGCGTGCGGATGGAACTCAGCAGTGACAAACTCCGCCCCAGCGCGCACGTGAAGCGCGCCATCATGGTCGCGGACTTCAAGACCCTCAAGTGGGCCAAGAAGGACATCGATGCCGGCGGCCTGGATCACACATACCTGAACGACATCCCGGAACTGGGGGACGACACGACCGCCGAGGTCGTCGCCGCGTACATTCACCGCCACACCATGAAGCGCGTGCGTGCCGACCTGCCCGAAGGTGACGACGGCGCGGACCTGCGCCTGCACGTGACTCTGTGGGAAACGCCCGACAGTTCCTGCGAGTACTGGGAGTGA
- a CDS encoding 7-carboxy-7-deazaguanine synthase QueE: protein MKYPVYERFYTWQGEGVHLGRAAYFIRLYGCPQSCPWCDSAGTWHRDYRPDGVTLMSAGELADVVRAESPEGAVVVVTGGEPILFDLNPLTDALHALGRRVHIETSGIAPLRGELDWVTLSPKPFGQLPLPEVVALADEVKIIVHDLSDIQAGLDTLTGLPDGAVIWLHPEWSKARERNLTVLNGITQAVKENPRLRAGYQMHKLYRADDLDAHSDKRLIPLGGNTALGY, encoded by the coding sequence GTGAAATACCCGGTGTACGAGCGCTTCTACACGTGGCAGGGCGAGGGCGTGCACCTGGGCCGCGCGGCGTACTTCATCCGCCTGTACGGCTGCCCGCAGTCCTGCCCGTGGTGCGACAGTGCCGGCACGTGGCACCGCGATTACCGCCCGGACGGCGTGACCCTGATGAGCGCCGGGGAACTGGCGGACGTGGTGCGGGCCGAGAGTCCAGAGGGCGCGGTGGTGGTGGTCACGGGGGGCGAACCGATCCTGTTCGACCTGAACCCCCTGACGGACGCGCTGCACGCGCTGGGCCGCCGGGTGCACATCGAGACGAGCGGGATCGCACCGCTGCGGGGTGAACTGGACTGGGTGACGCTGTCGCCCAAACCGTTCGGGCAACTCCCACTGCCGGAGGTCGTGGCACTCGCGGACGAGGTGAAGATCATCGTTCACGACCTGAGTGACATTCAGGCTGGACTGGACACCCTGACCGGCCTGCCGGACGGGGCGGTGATCTGGCTGCACCCCGAGTGGAGTAAAGCTCGCGAGCGGAATCTGACTGTGCTGAACGGCATCACGCAGGCGGTCAAGGAGAATCCGCGCCTGCGGGCCGGGTACCAGATGCACAAGCTGTACCGCGCCGACGACCTCGACGCGCACAGCGACAAACGCCTCATCCCCCTCGGCGGCAACACGGCCCTGGGGTATTGA
- a CDS encoding potassium channel family protein produces the protein MDRRRLSLLLALIAGLVLFGTLGYRVLEGWGWLDCVFMTVMTLTTVGYGSPGPLGTDGKVFSTLLMLVGIGLMLYLLTLLAETVVRGLTDPLAVRRRKERKLIHLRGHTVVCGYGQVGEAVCVALRGARKDVVVIDHRPEHLEWAQGQGIHTLVGDATDEDVLRRAGAERAESLVTVINSDPSNLYVVLSAKGLNPALRVIARASDESAAQKMRRAGADEVVNPYQLSGNRIAAMMLAPRLSRLLSGDVTSDHFIIREISVPDTLVGQTVEALGRETGALIVAIWRGGQPIRCRAGDVLQADDTVLVAGAAAEVDAVEGHRAVGGSAAGGSVAGVQPT, from the coding sequence GTGGACCGCCGCCGCCTGTCCCTGCTGCTGGCCCTGATCGCGGGGCTGGTGCTGTTCGGCACGCTGGGGTACCGGGTGCTGGAAGGCTGGGGGTGGCTGGACTGCGTGTTCATGACGGTCATGACCCTCACCACCGTCGGGTACGGCTCGCCGGGGCCGCTCGGCACGGACGGCAAGGTGTTCAGCACCCTGCTGATGCTGGTCGGGATCGGCCTGATGCTGTACCTGCTGACCCTGCTGGCCGAGACGGTCGTGCGCGGCCTGACCGACCCACTGGCGGTGCGGCGACGAAAGGAGCGCAAATTGATTCACCTGCGGGGACATACGGTGGTGTGCGGGTACGGGCAGGTGGGCGAGGCCGTGTGTGTCGCCCTGCGCGGCGCGCGCAAGGACGTGGTCGTGATTGATCACCGGCCCGAGCACCTGGAGTGGGCGCAGGGGCAGGGCATTCACACGCTCGTCGGGGACGCCACCGACGAGGACGTGCTGCGCCGCGCCGGGGCCGAACGGGCCGAGTCGCTGGTCACGGTCATCAACAGTGATCCCAGCAACCTGTACGTGGTCCTGTCCGCCAAGGGCCTGAATCCGGCGCTGCGGGTGATCGCGCGCGCCAGTGACGAGAGCGCCGCGCAGAAGATGCGCCGCGCCGGAGCGGACGAGGTCGTCAACCCCTACCAGCTCAGTGGGAACCGCATCGCGGCCATGATGCTCGCCCCGCGCCTGAGCCGCCTGCTGAGCGGCGACGTGACCAGCGACCACTTCATCATCCGCGAGATCAGCGTGCCCGACACCCTGGTCGGGCAGACGGTCGAAGCCCTGGGCCGCGAGACGGGCGCGCTGATCGTGGCCATCTGGCGGGGTGGGCAACCCATCCGCTGCCGCGCCGGAGACGTGCTACAGGCCGACGATACCGTGCTGGTGGCCGGCGCCGCCGCCGAGGTGGACGCCGTCGAGGGACACCGCGCCGTCGGGGGAAGTGCCGCTGGGGGAAGTGTGGCGGGAGTGCAGCCCACCTGA
- a CDS encoding DsbA family oxidoreductase, which yields MTDTQTAGPQATLTQPTDVFIDFLCPYAWRGVELAAVLRAGGEAFTLRHFSLVQGNHAENAGQAQSAWWLTDQPAGEGSEYQQGSLAAFLAAQAAARQGEDAAWNFALALFRARHEQGQPLNADTIQAAAAQAALDPERFAADLSDDAGLRATLRSDLQDAAEIGVFGTPTFVLPTGEAAYYRFENLTRDPAQARAWWDLYVTILRDGAGVATIKRARNRPARRA from the coding sequence ATGACCGACACCCAGACAGCCGGCCCCCAGGCAACCCTCACGCAGCCCACCGACGTGTTCATCGACTTCCTGTGCCCCTACGCGTGGCGGGGCGTGGAACTCGCCGCCGTGCTGCGCGCCGGGGGCGAGGCGTTCACGCTGCGGCACTTCTCGCTGGTGCAGGGCAACCACGCCGAGAACGCCGGGCAGGCGCAGAGCGCGTGGTGGCTGACCGATCAGCCGGCCGGTGAGGGTAGCGAGTACCAGCAGGGCAGCCTCGCCGCGTTCCTGGCCGCGCAGGCCGCCGCCCGGCAGGGTGAGGATGCCGCCTGGAACTTCGCGCTGGCGCTGTTCCGCGCCCGCCACGAGCAGGGCCAGCCGCTGAACGCAGACACCATCCAGGCCGCCGCCGCGCAGGCCGCGCTGGACCCGGAACGCTTCGCCGCCGACCTGAGCGACGACGCGGGCCTGCGCGCCACGCTGCGCAGCGACCTGCAAGACGCCGCCGAAATCGGCGTGTTCGGCACGCCCACCTTCGTCCTCCCGACCGGCGAGGCCGCGTACTACCGCTTCGAGAACCTCACCCGCGACCCCGCGCAGGCCCGCGCGTGGTGGGACCTGTACGTGACCATCCTGCGCGACGGGGCGGGCGTGGCGACCATCAAACGCGCCAGGAACCGCCCCGCCCGCCGCGCCTGA
- a CDS encoding agmatine deiminase family protein, whose product MSDLSPAATPHDAPHDPTPRELGFGMPAEWAEHAATWMSWPADDDLWFGHLEGVRAEFAGLVRTIARFEPLHLLVRDEESETDARTRLDGANVTYHRVPLDDVWVRDNGPIFVKREGDLALTDWQFNSWGGKFNWDHDNRVPEYVAGHLGTQRWAQPFVLEGGGLEVNGLGVGLTTRSCFLTDTRNPGLTEDGYAALLAETLGVKKLLWLDGGLENDHTDGHIDTITRFTDERTIVTSVEPNPEDPNHAVMAKNLADLRAMTDQDGQPFRIVELPLPATYLEGAEGRLPPTYANFYIGNGFVVVPQYGDPNDARALEVLTPLFPGREVIGLSSRAIIEGGGSFHCVTQQQPTGTPWAQEG is encoded by the coding sequence ATGTCCGATCTCTCCCCTGCCGCCACCCCGCACGACGCCCCGCATGACCCCACGCCCCGCGAGCTGGGGTTCGGCATGCCGGCTGAGTGGGCCGAGCACGCCGCCACCTGGATGAGCTGGCCCGCCGACGACGACCTGTGGTTCGGTCACCTGGAGGGCGTGCGCGCCGAGTTTGCCGGGCTCGTGCGGACCATCGCGCGCTTCGAGCCGCTGCACCTGCTCGTCCGTGATGAGGAGAGCGAGACCGACGCCCGCACCCGTCTGGACGGCGCGAACGTCACCTATCACCGCGTGCCGCTGGATGACGTGTGGGTGCGGGACAACGGCCCCATCTTCGTGAAGCGTGAGGGTGATCTGGCCCTGACGGACTGGCAGTTCAACTCCTGGGGCGGGAAGTTCAACTGGGACCACGACAACCGCGTGCCCGAGTACGTGGCCGGCCACCTCGGCACGCAGCGCTGGGCGCAGCCGTTCGTGCTGGAGGGCGGCGGCCTGGAAGTGAACGGGCTGGGCGTGGGCCTGACCACCCGCTCGTGCTTCCTGACCGACACCCGCAACCCTGGCCTGACCGAGGACGGGTACGCGGCGCTGCTGGCCGAGACGCTGGGCGTGAAGAAACTGCTGTGGCTGGACGGCGGCCTGGAGAACGACCACACCGACGGGCACATCGACACCATCACGCGCTTCACGGACGAGCGCACCATCGTCACCAGCGTCGAACCCAACCCCGAGGACCCCAACCACGCGGTCATGGCGAAGAACCTCGCCGACCTGCGCGCCATGACCGACCAGGACGGCCAGCCCTTCCGCATCGTGGAACTGCCCCTGCCCGCCACCTACCTGGAGGGCGCGGAGGGCCGCCTGCCGCCCACATACGCGAACTTCTACATCGGGAACGGCTTCGTGGTCGTCCCGCAGTACGGCGATCCGAACGACGCCCGCGCCCTGGAGGTCCTGACGCCGCTGTTCCCCGGCCGCGAGGTGATCGGCCTGAGCAGCCGCGCGATCATTGAGGGCGGCGGCAGCTTCCACTGCGTCACGCAGCAGCAACCCACCGGGACGCCCTGGGCGCAGGAAGGCTGA
- the queC gene encoding 7-cyano-7-deazaguanine synthase QueC translates to MAEGKKRAVVLLSGGLDSSTVLGMAVRDGYACTALSFRYGQRHTVELERAATVAAHFGAEHRVIDINIGSFGGSALTDESMVVPTDGTEDGVIPPTYVPGRNTVFIAVGLSLAEAIDAERVFLGINAVDYSGYPDCRPEYLAAYQTLADLATKAGLEGRGAVLTAPLAEMTKAETKAETKADIVREALAVGVPIDVTWSCYQGGEEPCGVCDSCRIRDKALIKAGRPDLATRYAQAQLA, encoded by the coding sequence ATGGCTGAAGGCAAGAAGCGCGCGGTGGTGCTGCTGTCGGGCGGGCTGGATTCGAGCACGGTGCTGGGCATGGCGGTGCGGGACGGGTACGCGTGTACGGCGTTGTCGTTCCGGTACGGGCAGCGGCATACGGTGGAGCTGGAGCGGGCGGCGACGGTCGCGGCGCATTTCGGGGCGGAGCACCGGGTGATCGACATCAATATCGGGTCGTTCGGGGGGAGTGCACTGACGGATGAATCCATGGTGGTGCCGACGGACGGGACGGAGGACGGCGTGATTCCGCCGACGTACGTGCCGGGGCGCAACACGGTGTTTATCGCGGTGGGCCTGAGTCTGGCCGAGGCGATCGATGCCGAGCGGGTGTTCCTGGGCATCAACGCGGTGGATTACAGCGGGTACCCGGACTGCCGGCCGGAGTATCTGGCGGCGTATCAGACGCTGGCGGATCTGGCGACGAAGGCGGGCCTGGAGGGACGCGGAGCGGTGCTGACGGCGCCCCTGGCGGAAATGACGAAGGCGGAGACGAAGGCGGAGACGAAGGCGGACATCGTGCGGGAGGCGCTGGCGGTGGGCGTACCCATTGACGTGACCTGGAGTTGCTATCAGGGGGGCGAGGAGCCGTGTGGGGTGTGCGACTCATGCCGCATCCGGGATAAGGCGCTGATCAAGGCGGGCCGCCCGGACCTCGCCACCCGGTACGCGCAGGCGCAGCTGGCGTAA
- a CDS encoding bleomycin resistance protein, whose translation MLGLPLQHLDEDRRVARLGVNAAQTVTLWQPVTRQPNEPWLAPLRARGAGHLDLAFQVRPEDLPRCRTLLDAHGLPWQEIDLGTPDAPDPTLYFFDPFGHGLELRTVNRHDPRQPLCPAPDHPLTPDPHALPVLGLREAAIAFGDYAAMKARLPRAYGFAFAKEQDDRDFAQFTLGPWPEPDGNGTPHRWLYAWDPQVGLADMLGGDHALLEFYADVPAVAARVQAEGLPCVTDAGRLAVRDPEGHVFVFRPAPTD comes from the coding sequence GTGCTGGGCCTGCCGCTGCAACACCTGGACGAGGACCGCCGCGTCGCGCGGCTCGGCGTGAACGCCGCCCAGACCGTGACGCTGTGGCAGCCGGTCACGCGCCAGCCGAACGAGCCCTGGCTGGCGCCGCTGCGGGCGCGCGGAGCGGGGCACCTGGACCTCGCGTTCCAGGTGCGGCCCGAGGACCTGCCCCGCTGCCGGACCCTGCTGGACGCGCACGGCCTGCCCTGGCAGGAGATCGACCTGGGCACCCCGGACGCCCCGGACCCCACCCTGTACTTCTTCGATCCGTTCGGGCACGGGCTGGAACTGCGGACCGTGAACCGCCACGATCCGCGCCAGCCGCTGTGCCCTGCGCCGGATCACCCCCTGACGCCTGACCCGCACGCCCTGCCGGTCCTGGGCCTGCGCGAGGCGGCCATCGCCTTCGGGGACTACGCGGCCATGAAGGCCCGCCTGCCCCGCGCGTACGGCTTCGCGTTCGCCAAGGAGCAGGACGACCGGGACTTCGCGCAGTTCACGCTGGGCCCCTGGCCGGAACCCGACGGGAACGGCACCCCGCACCGCTGGCTGTACGCCTGGGACCCGCAGGTGGGTCTGGCCGACATGCTGGGCGGCGACCACGCCCTGCTGGAGTTCTACGCGGACGTGCCCGCCGTGGCCGCCCGTGTGCAGGCCGAGGGGCTGCCCTGCGTCACTGACGCCGGCCGCCTCGCTGTCCGCGACCCGGAAGGGCACGTGTTCGTGTTCCGCCCCGCGCCGACTGACTAA